A genomic region of Glycine max cultivar Williams 82 chromosome 15, Glycine_max_v4.0, whole genome shotgun sequence contains the following coding sequences:
- the LOC102660514 gene encoding FAS1 domain-containing protein SELMODRAFT_448915, whose translation MHNHHHDHIIPLLLLFLTMVGPTTPTPPSSPPAQQLNNIIDALIGASDFTTWVSILSSANATILPLSATLFVPRNSTMDLPPPDPLLLPYHVVPQRLPFSDLLLLPHRARLPTLLAGKSISVTDNSPNNFSLDDVPLTHPDLFSTPSLAVHGVATFLDYSLFSDGVPPPPPPYLPVGDAIGTDWNRGASSSRSRCNDVVLLLFFCFVLPVLLL comes from the coding sequence aTGCATAACCACCACCACGACCACATTATTCCCCTTCTTCTCCTCTTCCTCACAATGGTGGGTCCCACCACCCCAACACCGCCGTCATCACCACCAGCCCAGCAACTCAACAACATCATCGATGCGCTCATAGGCGCGTCGGACTTCACGACGTGGGTCTCGATCCTCTCCTCCGCAAACGCCACGATCCTCCCTCTCAGCGCGACGCTCTTCGTCCCACGCAACTCAACCATGGACCTCCCCCCACCGGATCCCCTCCTCCTGCCCTACCACGTGGTCCCGCAGCGCCTCCCCTTCTCCGacctcctcctcctcccccACCGCGCCCGCCTCCCCACCCTCCTCGCCGGAAAATCCATCTCCGTCACTGACAACTCCCCCAACAACTTCTCCCTCGACGACGTCCCCCTCACCCACCCCGACCTCTTCTCCACCCCGTCCCTCGCTGTCCACGGAGTCGCGACCTTCCTCGACTACTCCCTCTTCTCCGACGGCGTTCCCCCTCCGCCGCCGCCATACCTTCCCGTCGGCGACGCCATTGGCACCGACTGGAACCGAGGCGCGTCGTCGTCGCGCTCCCGCTGCAACGACGTCGTTTTGTTGCTCTTCTTCTGCTTCGTTCTTCCGGTGCTGCTGCTCTGA